A window of the Macaca nemestrina isolate mMacNem1 chromosome X, mMacNem.hap1, whole genome shotgun sequence genome harbors these coding sequences:
- the HAPSTR2 gene encoding HUWE1-associated protein modifying stress responses 2 translates to MEEQQKEGEAEVAEHWFSKWERQCLAEAEQEEQLPPELQEEAAAELAGLKSEKQKLWHLFQISATAVAQLYKDSGCQQQGLSMWDPFQNAAMAVTSLYKESGDAHQRSFHLGVQVGHQRRIKDVLEWVKKGRSTIRREDLISFLCGKVPPAPPPPRTPRTPPKPPTGAPSQAVATESSSSVDVDLQPFQEATALHGLSGAMAGISMRSGDSPQDSGVASSGRRKSSFLEDDLNPFGSEELALHLDSGGIRKRTSAQCGDGTTDSPMQKRNRMV, encoded by the coding sequence ATGGAGGAGCAGCAGAAGGAGGGCGAGGCCGAGGTCGCGGAGCATTGGTTTTCCAAGTGGGAGCGCCAGTGCCTGGCTGAGGCCGAGCAGGAGGAGCAGCTGCCCCCCGAGCTGCAGGAGGAGGCGGCTGCAGAGTTGGCGGGGCTCAAGAGCGAGAAGCAGAAGCTGTGGCACCTCTTCCAGATCTCGGCCACCGCCGTTGCTCAGCTTTACAAGGATTCTGGGTGCCAACAGCAAGGACTTTCCATGTGGGACCCCTTCCAGAATGCGGCCATGGCCGTGACCAGCCTCTACAAAGAGAGCGGGGATGCCCACCAACGAAGTTTTCACTTGGGGGTCCAGGTTGGCCACCAGCGTCGCATCAAAGATGTGCTGGAGTGGGTGAAAAAGGGCCGGAGCACTATTCGTCGTGAAGACTTGATTAGCTTCCTGTGTGGCAAAGTGCCCCCCGCTCCTCCTCCACCTCGCACTCCTAGGACACCCCCGAAGCCACCCACTGGGGCCCCCAGCCAGGCTGTGGCAACTGAGTCCAGCTCATCGGTGGACGTCGACCTGCAGCCCTTCCAGGAGGCGACCGCCCTGCATGGCCTCAGTGGCGCTATGGCAGGCATCAGCATGCGATCAGGCGACTCGCCTCAAGACAGCGGTGTCGCCAGCAGTGGGCGCCGAAAAAGTAGCTTCTTGGAGGACGACTTGAATCCCTTCGGCTCAGAGGAACTGGCCCTCCATCTGGACAGTGGGGGGATCCGCAAGCGCACCTCGGCCCAATGCGGTGATGGCACCACGGACTCACCAATGCAAAAGCGCAACCGAATGGTCTAA